A stretch of Microtus pennsylvanicus isolate mMicPen1 chromosome 5, mMicPen1.hap1, whole genome shotgun sequence DNA encodes these proteins:
- the Lcor gene encoding ligand-dependent corepressor isoform X4, with translation MQRMIQQFAAEYTSKNSSTQDPGQPNSTKNQSLPKASPVTTSPTAATTQNPVLSKLLMADQDSPLDLTVRKSQSEPSEQDGVLDLSTKKSPCASSTSLSHSSGCSSTQGNGRPGRPSQYRPDGLRSGDGVPPRSLQDGTREGFGHSTSLKVPLARSLQISEELLSRNQLSTAASLGPSGLQNHGQHLILSREASWAKPHYEFNLNRMKFRGNGALSNISDLPFLAENSAFPKMAHQTKQDGKRDMSHSSPVDLKIPQVRGMDLSWESRTGDQYSYSSLVMGSQTESALSKKLRAILPKQNRKSILDAGPDSWGSDAEQSTSGQPYPTSDQEGDPGSKQPRKKRGRYRQYNSEILEEAISVVMSGKMSVSKAQSIYGIPHSTLEYKVKERLGTLKNPPKKKMKLMRSEGPDVSVKIELDPQGEAAQSANESKTE, from the exons ATGCAGCGAATGATCCAACAATTTGCTGCTGAATATACCTCAAAAAATAGCTCTACTCAGGACCCCGGCCAGCCCAATAGCACAAAGAACCAAAGCCTGCCGAAAGCATCTCCAGTCACCACCTCTCCCACCGCTGCAACTACTCAGAACCCCGTGCTCAGCAAGCTTCTCATGGCTGACCAAGACTCACCTCTGGACCTTACTGTCAGAAAGTCTCAGTCAGAACCTAGCGAACAAG ACGGTGTACTTGATCTATCTACTAAGAAAAGTCCATGTGCTAGCAGCACTTCCCTGAGCCATTCTTCAGGCTGCTCCAGTACTCAAGGGAACGG GCGACCTGGGAGACCCAGCCAGTACCGCCCAGATGGACTTCGGAGTGGTGATGGGGTACCTCCAAGAAGCTTACAGGATGGAACCAGGGAAGGTTTTGGACACTCCACATCACTCAAAGTTCCACTGGCTCGATCCCTGCAGATTAGTGAAGAGCTACTGAGCAGAAACCAATTGTCCACAGCTGCCAGCCTTGGGCCGTCTGGATTACAGAATCATGGACAGCACTTAATATTATCCAGGGAAGCCTCTTGGGCAAAACCTCATTATGAATTTAACCTCAACCGCATGAAGTTCAGGGGAAATGGTGCACTCAGCAACATCAGTGACCTTCCTTTTCTTGCAGAAAATTCTGCCTTTCCAAAAATGGCacatcaaacaaaacaagatggaaaAAGGGACATGAGCCATTCATCTCCTGTAGATTTAAAGATACCACAAGTTCGAGGAATGGATCTTTCTTGGGAGTCTCGCACTGGTGATCAATACAGCTATAGCTCTTTGGTAATGGGTTCACAAACGGAGAGCGCGCTTAGTAAAAAATTAAGGGCTATTCttccaaaacaaaatagaaaaagcatATTAGATGCTGGACCTGATTCTTGGGGCTCAGATGCTGAGCAGTCTACCTCTGGACAGCCATATCCCACGTCGGATCAAGAAGGAGACCCTGGCTCCAAGCAGCCTCGGAAGAAAAGAGGGCGTTACAGACAGTACAACAGTGAGATACTGGAGGAAGCAATCTCGGTGGTTATGAGTGGAAAAATGAGTGTTTCCAAAGCTCAGAGTATTTATGGGATTCCCCACAGTACACTGGAGTACAAAGTAAAGGAGAGGCTGGGCACTTTGAAAAACCCtccaaagaaaaagatgaaattaaTGAGGTCGGAGGGGCCAGATGTTTCTGTAAAGATTGAATTAGATCCCCAGGGAGAGGCAGCACAAAGTGCAAATGAATCAAAAACTGAGTAG